In the Elusimicrobiota bacterium genome, one interval contains:
- a CDS encoding type II secretion system F family protein → MPKFTYKAKDTAGANVEGVKYAVVSQDVVNALQNQGFTQIVVNEAKGESAKSRAKTAKEAVSHGGVKQQDITIFCRQMATMINAGVTIIEALDDLADMTVSAKLRSILKNIANDIRGGLTFSASLKKHPKVFDKVFISIIAAGEESGQLGKILKDLALHLENSMKLKRKIQAASAYPLFITGFFVVVLLGIVLFIVPQFKSLFASVGAELPLPTQIVMGTSEFLIKNFWLVIIFIVLIIVGYRMINSTKPGKFVIDSIKLKLPIAGDIITKSLLTRFFQTLATLLRSGVDVVMALDLASRVVNNLPLEQNIDNIRKGIVEGSSLASIMGQLPIFPKMATRMVAVGEKTGQLDEMIDVIADYYDSEIDAIVAGMSSIIEPILIIMLGFLVGLVVIALYLPIFKVAMATGGGSGM, encoded by the coding sequence ATGCCAAAGTTTACGTACAAAGCTAAAGACACGGCCGGTGCGAATGTGGAAGGTGTTAAGTACGCGGTGGTTTCGCAGGACGTCGTTAACGCTCTGCAAAACCAGGGGTTTACGCAAATCGTTGTGAACGAAGCAAAAGGTGAAAGCGCGAAGTCGCGTGCGAAAACTGCAAAAGAAGCTGTATCACACGGCGGTGTGAAACAGCAGGATATTACAATTTTTTGTAGGCAGATGGCAACAATGATTAACGCCGGGGTTACTATTATTGAAGCATTGGATGACCTCGCAGATATGACGGTAAGCGCAAAACTTAGGAGTATATTGAAAAATATAGCGAATGATATCCGTGGAGGATTAACCTTTTCTGCGTCTTTGAAGAAACATCCCAAGGTGTTTGATAAGGTTTTTATATCAATAATCGCTGCGGGTGAGGAAAGCGGGCAGCTGGGAAAAATACTGAAAGACCTGGCGTTGCATTTAGAAAATTCTATGAAGCTCAAACGCAAAATTCAGGCTGCCAGTGCGTATCCCTTGTTTATAACCGGTTTTTTTGTGGTTGTATTGCTGGGTATTGTGTTATTCATAGTCCCGCAGTTTAAATCACTTTTCGCGTCGGTAGGGGCGGAATTGCCGTTACCAACACAGATTGTGATGGGTACCAGCGAGTTTTTGATAAAGAATTTTTGGCTGGTGATAATATTTATCGTATTGATAATCGTCGGGTATAGAATGATTAATAGTACAAAACCGGGAAAATTTGTTATCGATAGTATTAAACTTAAGTTACCTATTGCAGGGGATATCATAACAAAATCGTTGCTTACCCGTTTTTTTCAGACATTAGCAACATTATTGCGTAGCGGTGTGGATGTGGTGATGGCACTGGATTTAGCGTCGCGCGTAGTTAATAATTTGCCGTTGGAACAAAATATTGATAATATTCGCAAAGGTATAGTGGAAGGTTCAAGCCTCGCAAGTATTATGGGGCAATTACCTATTTTCCCTAAGATGGCAACCCGTATGGTGGCCGTAGGTGAAAAAACAGGGCAGCTGGATGAAATGATTGATGTTATAGCGGATTATTATGATAGCGAAATTGATGCTATTGTAGCCGGGATGAGTTCTATAATAGAACCGATCCTGATTATTATGCTGGGTTTTCTCGTGGGGCTCGTGGTGATAGCGTTGTATTTACCAATATTCAAAGTTGCGATGGCAACTGGAGGAGGGAGCGGAATGTAA
- a CDS encoding prepilin-type N-terminal cleavage/methylation domain-containing protein: MMNLKKNSKGFTLIELVVVLVIIGILAVIAVPSYRNYTRRAMAAEGNALLGAILSAQKAYFTEANRYLAQPATSNSAALGVDARGNKYFTSFTITVNGLTGDNASFTATTAGTGDAAGIAVTMTATPIAAPVTTTAGL, translated from the coding sequence ATGATGAACTTGAAGAAGAATTCAAAAGGGTTTACGTTGATTGAGTTGGTAGTGGTGCTGGTTATTATAGGCATCCTTGCGGTTATCGCGGTGCCGAGTTACCGTAATTATACCCGCCGTGCAATGGCTGCGGAAGGTAACGCGTTGCTTGGGGCAATACTTTCAGCACAGAAAGCGTATTTTACGGAAGCTAACAGGTATTTGGCACAACCGGCAACAAGTAATAGTGCTGCACTTGGCGTTGATGCAAGGGGTAATAAGTATTTTACGTCGTTTACAATAACAGTAAACGGGTTGACCGGGGATAACGCTTCATTCACCGCAACAACAGCCGGTACAGGCGATGCAGCTGGAATCGCTGTGACTATGACCGCAACACCGATAGCTGCGCCGGTAACAACTACTGCTGGGTTGTAA